TCAGCTCCATGTCGCGGTCGATCGCCAGCGTCGGGTTCTCCCCCACCCGGTGAAAGGGAGCCAGGAAGATGCCGAACTTCATGCCGCGGTGAGCCATGGGGTCTCCATGAAATCGGGGGACGCGAGCGTCAGCGGGCGAGCGACATCTCGGACACGATGAGGCGGTAGTCGGCGCGCGGCTTGAAGGAGACGCGGCGGCTCACGCCGTACACGACGATCTCCTGGAAAAGCTCGACCGAGGGTTTCTCATCGTGAAAGATCGCGGTCGCCTCCGCGTAGAGCGCCTTGCGCTTTTTGGGGTCGAGCGAATAGCGCGCCTGCTCCATCAGATCGTGGAAGCGCTGGCCCGGCTGGCTGCCGACCCAATACTTCCCGTTGAAACCCGTCGGGTGGAAGATGCGCCAGAGGCTGCCGTCCGCGTCGAGGAGCGTGGACTGCGGATTGCCGAGGAAGAGGCCCCCGGGCGGAACCGCGCGGTCGTTATTCATGCGCTGGCGGGCACCCATCTCCATCATCTCGATGCGCCCGCGGATCCCCACCTTGCTCCACATGTCCACGATGGCCTCAATGAGCGCCTTGTCGTTGACCATGGTGCCGTTGCCGAAATACAGGGCCACGTCGATGCCGCCGGGGTAGCCCGCCTGGGCCAGGAGCGCGCGGGCCTTGGCCGGGTCGTACGGGTACGGCTTGAGCGCTGGGTTGTAGCCGAAGTCGGTGTCGACGAGCCCGCCGCTATACGGTTTACCCATTCCCGCGTACAGGTTCTTGATGAGGGCGGGGACGTCGAGAGCATAGGCCAGGGCCTGGCGCACGCGCTTGTCGGAGAGCGGCGGCTGGGTCGAATTGGTCGACAGCGCGACGACGCGGGTCGCCGGGACCGTCACGATCTTCGTCAGCCGCCCCTCGGCGATGCCCTTCATGCGGTCCGGCGGCACGTTGGTGATGATGTCGACGTCGCCCTTCTCGAGCGCGACGATGCGTGGAAACTCGTCGGGGATCGGCTTCCAGATCACGCGCTCGACGGACGGCGCCTTCCCCTCCCACCCCCACCAGTCGTGATTGGCCTGCATGACGAGCCGCTCGTCCTTGACCCATTCGACGAAGCGGTAGGCGCCGGTGCCCACGGCGCGCCGGGCCAGCTCCTTGACGCCGTCGTCCGTGATGAGCCGCGCAGGCAGGATCTGGGAGCCCATCTGGGCCATGCGCACAGGCATGAGCGGATCGGGCTTTTTCGTGAGGATACGGGTCGTCAGCGGGTTCACGACCTGCACCGCCTCGATCGTGGTGAAGCCGGGAGTGACCACGGTCTTGCCGGTCTGCATGTTGCGCTCGAACGTGGCCTTGACGTCCTCGGCGGTGAACGGCGCGCCGTCGTGGAACTTGACGCCGGGACGCAGCGTGAACTCCCAGGTCGTCTCGTTGACCGCCTTCCAGGAGGTCGCGAGCCCGGGCTGCAGCTGGAGCGCCGTATCCCAGCGGGTCAGCGTGTCATAGAGGTTGACGAAGTAATTGACCGTCAGGACCTGGGTCGACCGCCCCGGGTCCATGGTGGTCGCCTCGGCGGGCTGGGAGATGACGATTTGGCTGGGCTGGGCAGCGCCCGGAGAGGCGGCGGCGAGCAGGAGGACAGTGGCAAGGCATGGGGCGAGGCAGGCGGCACGCATCAAGCGGCAGTGTACAGCCGCGGATGGCCGCCTGGCAACGGCCCGGAAGGCCCCGTCAAAGGCCCTTGCCCGAAGAGCCCGTGGGGTCTATCCTCAGAGCCCATTCACTTTCGGGCCGCGCCCGCAGCGTCCAGCCACACCGCTCACTAACGGAGGCTCCGATGACCAATGCGCCGGTAGCCAGCTACAGCCTGATCGTCAGGATCCGCATCGTCAACACCCCCGGCATGCTCGGCAAGGTGACGTCCGCCATCGGCGCCGAGGGCGGCGACATCGGCGCCATCGACATCGTCGAGGTGGGGCGCGAGGTCACCCGCGACATCAGCTTCAAGGCCAGCGACGAGGCCCACGGCCAGCGCATCACCGACCGTATCCGCGGCATCGAGGGCGTCACCGTCGTCCACGTCTCCGACCGCACCTTCCTGATGCACCTGGGCGGCAAGATCGAGGTGCGGGGCCGTGTGGCGGTCAAGACGCGCGACGACCTGTCCATGGCCTACACGCCCGGCGTCGCGCGCGTGTGCATGGCCATTCACCACGACCCGGAGAAGGCCTACACGCTGACGATCAAGCAGAACACCGTCGCCGTGGTCTCGGACGGGTCGGCCGTGCTCGGGCTGGGAGACATCGGGCCCAACGGCGCGCAGCCGGTCATGGAAGGAAAGGCGCTCATCTTCAAGGAGTTCGCCGGCGTGGACGCCTTCCCGCTCTGCCTCAATACCAAGAACGTGGACGAGATCGTGATGATCGTGAAGGCCATCGCGCCCGTCTTCGGAGGCATCAACCTCGAGGACATCTCCGCGCCGCGCTGCTTCGAGATCGAGGAGCGACTCCAGCGCGACCTCGACATCCCCGTCTTCCACGACGACCAGCACGGCACCGCGGTCGTCGTCCTCGCCGCGCTCATCAACGCGCTCAAGGTCGTCGGCAAGAAGCTCCCCGACGTGCGCATCGTCTTCACCGGCGCGGGCGCGTCCGGCATCGCCACGGCCAAGCTCCTCATGCTCGAGGGCGCGCGCCACATCGTCGGCTGCGACCGCGCGGGCGCGATCTACCGCGGCCGCAAGGACAACATGAACCCGATGAAGCAGTGGTTCGCCGAGCACACGAACCCCGAGGGGCTCCACGGCTCGGCGGGCGAGGCGCTCAAGGGCGCGGATGTCTTCATCGGGCTCTCCGGCCCCGGTGTCGTCTCGCTCAAGGACATTCAGACGATGAACCGTGACCCGGTCGTCTTCGCCATGGCCAACCCGACGCCCGAGATCATGCCCGAGGAGGCCGGCCCCTTCGTGCGCGTCATGGCCACGGGCCGCTCCGACTATCCGAACCAGATCAACAACTCCTGCTGCTTCCCCGGCTTCTTCCGCGGCCTGCTCGACGTGCGGGCGCGCAGCGTCAACGACGAGATGAAGCTGGCGGCCGCGCACGCCCTCGCGGGCATCGTGGCCGATAGCGAGGTCAGCGAGGAGTACATCACGCCGTCCATGTTCGACCCGCGCGTGGTGCCCACCGTGGCCGCTGCGGTGGCCGACGCCGCGGTGCGGACGGGCGTGGCGCGCAAGACCGGCCGCAAGTAGGGCGAGGCTCCGGCGACGAGGAAGTAAAGGCAGGGCAGAAGTAGGCCGGCAGCGCAATCGCTTCCGAGAAGCGGAGGGCCTCGTGGCCACCACGACGTGCTGCTTGGTCCGGCCCGACACGTACCGCGACTCGGTCGAGCTGATGCGCGTGGCCGCCCTGGTCGAGAAGGTGCGCGGGGTGAGCCGCGCCGCGCTCATGATGGCGACGCCGGCCAACCGCGAGCTGCTCTCCGGCGCGGGGCTCCTTGACGCCACGGGCGCGGCCGCCGGGCCCAACGACCTGGTCGTGGCGGTCGCCGCGGCGGACCGCGCGGCGGGCGAGCGTGCGCTCACCGAGGCGGCCCGTCTCCTCGACGAGCAGGCCGCCGTGTCAGTGCCCTCGGGCGACAAGCCGGCCCCGCTCAGCATCTGGGAGGCCGTGGCCGAGTGCCCACGGGCGAATCTCGCCATCATCTCGACGCCGGGCGCCTACGCGACCGCGGAGGCGCTCAAGGCGCTCAAGCGCGGGCTCCACGTCTTCATCTTCAGCGACAACGTCCCCGTTGCCGACGAGGTCGAGCTGAAGCGGCTGGCCGCGAAGAAGAAGCTTCTCGTCATGGGCCCGGACTGCGGCACCGCCATCCTCGACGGCGTGCCGCTCGGCTTCGCCAATGCCGTGCGGCGCGGCTCCATCGGGCTCGTCGGCGCTTCCGGCACGGGGCTCCAGCAGGTCAGCTGCCTCATCGACCGTCTGGGCGAGGGCTGCTCGCAGGTGATCGGCGTCGGCGGCCACGACCTCGACGAGCGTGTGGGCGGTCTCATGATGCAGGAAGGCATCGAGCGCCTCGCGGCGGATCCCGGGACGCGCGTCATCGTCCTGGTCTCCAAGCCCCCCGCCCCCGCCGTCGCCCGCCGCGTCCTCGACGTCGCCCGCAAGTCGGGCAAGCCCGTCGTCGTCAACTTTCTCGGCGGCGACCCCGCGGCCATCCGCGGGGCCGGCGCGATCCCCGCCGCCACGCTCGAAGACGCTGCGCGCGCGGCCGTCGCGCTCGCGCGGGGCAAGAAGGCCTCCACCGCGCCGCTCGCGGTGGCTCCGAAGCTCGCCGCCGCGGGGCGGGCCAAGGCGCGGCGCTTCGGCAAGGGCCAGTCTCTCGTGCGCGGCCTCTACAGCGGCGGCACGCTGTGCCAAGAGGCGGCGCTGATCCTCGACGAGGCCGGCGGCCACGGGCACACGACCATCGACTTGGGCGACGACGAGTTCACCGTCGGCCGCCCGCACCCGATGATCGACTTCAGGCTGCGCAACGAGCGCATCCTGGCGACGGCCAAGGATGACGCCACGGCGGTCATCCTGCTGGATGTCGTCCTGGGCTACGGCGCCCACCCGGATCCGGCCGGCGCGCTCGTCCCGGCCATCGAGGGCGCGATCAAGGCGGCGGCCAAGCGCCGGCGCGGCCTCGCCTTCGTCGCCTCCGTCTGCGGCACTCCCGCCGATCCTCAGGGCTTGGCGCGCCAGGAGACGCGGCTCGCGGCCGCCGGGGTGCTCCTGGCGCCGAGCAATGCCCAAGCCGCGCGGCTGGCGGCCTCCCTGGTCGGCCATCGCCGGCCCGCGCGCCATCGCCGGCCCGCGCAAAGGAAGAGCTGAGCCGATGCCGGCGCCGAAACCGAAGACCCCGGCCAAATCCGCGCCCCTCTTCGACGGGGGCATCCGCGCGCTCAACGTCGGCGTCGCGGAGTTCGCGCTCTCCCCGCGCGCTCACGGCGCCAGCGTACTCGAGCTCGACTGGCGCCCGCCTGCGGGCGGCGACCGCGACTTCGGCCTCCTGCTGGCGCGTCTCGAAGACGACCCCGACGATCCCATCGGCTCGCGCGTCGCCGCCGCGAACAAGCAGGCCATCGAGCGCATCCTGGCCGCCAAGCCCATGCTCGTGGACATCGGGCGCGCCGCCGACAACCTGAAGGGCCTCGGCCCGCGCCACCTCCTCCACGCCGGCCCCCCCATCGCGTGGGCGCGCATGTGCGGCCCCATGCGCGGAGCCGTCATCGGCGCCATCCTCTACGAGGGCTGGGCCGACGCGCCGGACGCCGCGGAGCGGTTGGCCGCCGGAGGCGACGTGACATTCGCCCCCTGCCATCATTTCGGCGCCGTCGGGCCGATGGCCGGCATTCTCTCGCCGTCCATGCCCGTCGTCATCGTCGAGAACGCGCCGGGCGGCACCCGCGCCTTCGCGACGCTCAACGAGGGGATGGGCAAGGTCCTGCGCTTCGGGGCCTACAGCCAGGAAGTCCTCGACCGCCTGCGTTGGATGAACGAATCGCTGGCGCCTGCGCTCGGCCAGGCGCTCCGCGCCCGCGGGCCGGTGGACCTCAAGAACCTGACGGCGCAGGCGCTCCAGATGGGCGACGAGTGCCACAACCGGAATGTGGCGGCGACCTCGCTCTTCGCCCGGCTGATCGCGCCGGCCCTCGTGCGCACCGCCCCAGCCGACGTCGCGGCGCGCGTGCTCGAGTTTCTCGAGGCCAACAACCACTTCTACCTGAACCTCTCGATGGCGGCCTCCAAGGCGACGATGGACGCGGCGCACGGCATCGAGGGCTCGACCGTGGTGACCGCGATGGCGCGAAACGGCGTCGAGGTCGGCGTCCGCATGAGCGGCACGGGGGACGCGTGGTTCACGGCCCCGGCCCCGGTGCCCGACGGCCTCTACTTTCCCGGCTACGGTCCCGCGGATGCCAACCCCGACCTCGGCGACAGCGCCATCACGGAGACCGCCGGCCTCGGCGGCCTCGCAATGGCGGCCGCGCCCGCCATCGTACGCTTCATCGGCGGCGCCGCCGAGGACGCCATCGTGACCACGAAGCGCATGTACACGATCACGCTGGCGCGAAACAACGACTTCGGCATCCCGGCGCTGGGCTTCACGGGCACGCCGACCGGCATCGACGCGCGCCGCGTGGTGGACAGCGGCGTCCAGCCGGTGTTCAACACGGGCATCGCCCACCGCGAGGCGGGCATCGGCCAGATCGGCGCCGGCATCGCCAAGGCGCCGCTCGCCTGCTTCGCGGGCGCGCTCCGCGAGCTCGGCCGCCGCCTCAAGGTCGCGACATGATGTCGGTCAAGCTTGCGGTCAACGGCACGCTGATGCGGGGGCTCGAGCTCAATCCCAACATGATCGACGCGGGCGCGACCTTCGTGCGGGAGGCCGCGACGGCGCCAGCGTACAGGCTTTGGTCCATCAACGACCGCCACCCCGCGATGATCCGCGTCGCCTCGGGCGGCGTGTCGGTGGCCGTGGAGGTGTGGGCCGTGTCCCCGGAGGGCTTAGCTCAGATCCTCACGCAGGAGCCGCCCGGCCTCTGCATCAGCAAGGTCAAGCTCGCTGACGGCGAAGAAGTACTTGGCGTACTCGGCGAACCGCTCCTCTCCGAGGGGCAGCGCGAGATCACGCAGCACGGCGGCTGGCGCGCCTACGTCGCCTCGAAGAAGAAATAAGAGCCGACGTTCACCCGAGGACCATCTGGGTCTGGATGGTCATCGACAGCAGGCGGCCCGACTCGTCGCTCACCCGGGTCTGCCACACCATGGTCCGCTTGCCGCGATGGAGCGGCGTGGTCTCGGCGCGCACCGTACCCGAGCGGCCGGCGGCGAAGAAGTTCGTCTTGGACTCGAGCGTGGTCGTGCCGGCGCCGGCGGGCAGGTTGAGCACGGTGGCGACGGCGCCCAGCGTATCGGCGAAGGCCATCAAGGTCCCGCCGTGGAGCGCGCCCCCGACGGTCCGAAGCTCATCGCGGATAGCGAGCGTGGCGACGACCCGCTCGCGCGTGAGCTCCACGAACTCGATGCCGAGGAGCTCCACGAGCGTGCCCCTCCACAGCGCGGCCAGGGCGCCGACGTCCACCGTGTCTCCGCTCATCACGGATACCTCCTGGGAAAGAGTTCGGGCGGCTGGCGGCGGCTCTCCACGGCCGCCGTCGCCCCCGGAGGGGGAAATATACGCCGGTCGCGGCTCAGCCGGTCGGCGGTTTCGGACAGCGCGAGCAGCTCGCGCTTGAGCCGCGCGGCGGTCTCGGGCTCCGCGTCGGATACGTCGCGGAAGACGATATCGCCGTCGCGGAGGCGGAAAAGCTCGCTCCGGTCATTTCGCAAGGTGTAGCGCAGAGCCAAGCCGTCCTTGAGGTACAGAAAGCTCCCGTACGTGCCGCTGATGAGCCCGCCCTCGCCCGCGTCGGCGCCGGCGTCAAAAAGATTCCGCCCCATCCCGCTGTAGAGGTGCTCGCCGTCGAGGAGCCCCAGGACGGTCGGCACGATATCGAGATGGGTGCCCGACCGCTCCTGCCGGGAGGCCCAGCGATCCTTCGCGCGGGTGAGCCGCGGGCCGAAGAAGATCAGCGGGACGCGAAGGCGCTCCATGGTGCGCGAGTCAAAGACGTGGCTCGTGTGGTCGCCGGTGATGACCAAAAGCGTGTGATCGAGGTCCGGGTCGTGGAGCCGCACGACCTCGACGAAGTCGCGAACCGACCGGTCGAGGTACTGGAAGGTCGCGAGCACCTCGTCGGCGAGCGGGTTCGTCGTAGACGGCGGCACGGTCCACGGGCTGTGGGTAGTCGTGGTCATCATGTGAGCGGTGAACGGGCCCGAGCTGGAGAGGATGATCTTGGCGGCCTCCTGCAGCATCGGCCCGTCGAAGACGCCGAGCGCGTTGGTGTCCGCGCCGGCTCGGTCACCGAGGCGGGCGCGCAGGTCGTCGTAGCCGAAACCCCGGTAGCCTTGATTACCCATGAACGTGACGAAGTCGGCGCTGCGCTGCTTGAATCCGGCGACGTAGTAGTGCCGGTACCCGTCGGCGCCGATGCTGCGCGCGAGCGAGCCGGTGAGCCCGTTGATCTCCCGGGCGGGCAGGTCCGCGGTGCGGCTGAGCGCGAACGGCGCCGGCAGGCTGGTGACGATAGCGAAGACCGAGCCGTCCGTGGCGGAGAAGCTCTGGATCATCTTGCGGAAGCAGAGGCCTTGCTCGCAGAGTCCGTGGACGTAGGGCATGACGTACTCGCTGCCGACGCGATGGTCGATGAGCGCGGAGCTGAGCCCCTCGACCATGATGACGACCACGTTGCGGATGCCAAGCTGGTCCTCGCCCCGCACCTGACGGAGCAGCGGATAGGTGGGGTCGCCGGCCGGGAGCCCGAGCAGGCGCCGGCTCAGGTCGAGGGCCTCCTGGGCGTCGAGCTGGTACCGGGTCGTGCCGTCCGGGAGGCCCAAGAGGCGGATCAGGTCCTGGAGCGGGTTGCCGACCGCCTGGTTCAGCACGTAGTCGCCAAGCCGCATCCGATCGAGGCTCGACACGAGGCGGATCTGGAGCCCCTTGCTCGCCTTCGTCGGCACGATCTCGAGGGCGACCCACAGCAGAGCACCGATGACGGCCAGGGCCACGACGAAGGCGGCCGGCCGCCAAAGGTCGACGGCCTGTCCGGCCAGGGGGCGCGTGTGCCGCCTCGCGGCGAGCGCGGCGAGCGCGATGCCGAAGAGGCCCCCGCCTATCACGAAGGGGTGCGCGGTGGCGAACGGCTCGAAAGCGATCAGCATCTCGTACGGACGTCCGATGTTCGCGGGGACGATCTCCCAGAGGTGCTGCTGACGCTCGCGGAAGACGAAGAGGTTGACCGCCGCGCACAGCGCGTTGGCGCAGGTGAAGACCCAGAGCCCGGCGAGCGTGGCGCGGAGGCGCAGGCGGCGAGTGACCAGCGCGAGCAGGGCCAGGATGCACAGCTCGAGCGCGAGCAGGGCGGCGTCGAGACCCAGGCCCCGCAGGAGCGCGGCAGGCGCCCCCGAGAGCGCCTCCGGCGCCCCGAACAATCTGATAAAGGAGACGCGGTAGGCGGCGAAGACCGCGAAGTTGACGAGGAGGAACGCGAGCACCTTGACGCAGAACTGTCTGCCGATGAGGAACATTACTCGAGGATTGCCTCGGCCTGCATTCTAGCCCGATCCCGGCCAGCGGCCAAACAGGCGCAGTATGGACTATACTGACGCAGGTGACGACGGTGCGGTACACCCTGACCACGCACAGGCGCCTTTGAGCGCGGGAGCACAGCGATGATTCAAGCTCGTAAGCTTGGCCACATCGTGCTGAAGGTTCGCGATGCCCAGAAATCCAAGGACTTCTACACGCGCGTGCTCGGCCTCAAGCTCGCCTACGAGGACCTGGAGCACGGTGCGGTCTTCCTCAGCTTCGGCAGCCAGCACCACGACCTCGCGCTCTTCCAGCTCGCTACCGGCGAGACCCCCGAGGCGGCTCAGCCGGGCCTGCACCACTCGGCGTGGCAGCTGGGGAGCTTCGAGGAGCTGCAGGCCGCCCATCGCGAGCTGCGCGAGCTCGGCGTGGCCGTGGATTCTGTCATCGAGCACAACGTCACGCGCAGCGTGTACTTTCCCGACCCCGACGGCAACCGTGTGGAGCTCTACTGCGACATGGTCGAGCACGGTTTCGAGGCCATGCAGACCATGGGGCCGCGGCGAGACGTGATCGACATCGAGACGGGCCAGGTCATCGCGGCGGGGCAGCCCCTCGGCCGCTGAGATCAAGGGGGATCAATCATGAGCGAGGACACGCAGCGCTTCAGTGTGAGCCGGGCCGAAGGTGCCGAGTACAAGACGGGCCTGCGCAGCTTCATGGAATACCGCGACCTCGGCATCGAGCACGCGACGCACGGGAAATTCCGTGCCCACGTGGTCCGGATCAAGGACCATGCCGACGGCGCGCATGACATGCACACCACCGGCTTGCACCAGCACCAGTGCGACTTCCAGATGTTCTACGTCCTCAAGGGCTGGATCCGGTTCGTGTACGAGGGGCAGGGGGAGCAGACCTTCCGCGCCGGCGACTGCGTGCTCCAGCCGCCCTCCATCGTACACAACGAGCTCGAGTGCTCGGACGATCTCGAGATCCTGGAGATCTACTCGCCCGCCG
The sequence above is drawn from the Candidatus Methylomirabilota bacterium genome and encodes:
- a CDS encoding ABC transporter substrate-binding protein, producing the protein MDPGRSTQVLTVNYFVNLYDTLTRWDTALQLQPGLATSWKAVNETTWEFTLRPGVKFHDGAPFTAEDVKATFERNMQTGKTVVTPGFTTIEAVQVVNPLTTRILTKKPDPLMPVRMAQMGSQILPARLITDDGVKELARRAVGTGAYRFVEWVKDERLVMQANHDWWGWEGKAPSVERVIWKPIPDEFPRIVALEKGDVDIITNVPPDRMKGIAEGRLTKIVTVPATRVVALSTNSTQPPLSDKRVRQALAYALDVPALIKNLYAGMGKPYSGGLVDTDFGYNPALKPYPYDPAKARALLAQAGYPGGIDVALYFGNGTMVNDKALIEAIVDMWSKVGIRGRIEMMEMGARQRMNNDRAVPPGGLFLGNPQSTLLDADGSLWRIFHPTGFNGKYWVGSQPGQRFHDLMEQARYSLDPKKRKALYAEATAIFHDEKPSVELFQEIVVYGVSRRVSFKPRADYRLIVSEMSLAR
- a CDS encoding malic enzyme-like NAD(P)-binding protein, producing MTNAPVASYSLIVRIRIVNTPGMLGKVTSAIGAEGGDIGAIDIVEVGREVTRDISFKASDEAHGQRITDRIRGIEGVTVVHVSDRTFLMHLGGKIEVRGRVAVKTRDDLSMAYTPGVARVCMAIHHDPEKAYTLTIKQNTVAVVSDGSAVLGLGDIGPNGAQPVMEGKALIFKEFAGVDAFPLCLNTKNVDEIVMIVKAIAPVFGGINLEDISAPRCFEIEERLQRDLDIPVFHDDQHGTAVVVLAALINALKVVGKKLPDVRIVFTGAGASGIATAKLLMLEGARHIVGCDRAGAIYRGRKDNMNPMKQWFAEHTNPEGLHGSAGEALKGADVFIGLSGPGVVSLKDIQTMNRDPVVFAMANPTPEIMPEEAGPFVRVMATGRSDYPNQINNSCCFPGFFRGLLDVRARSVNDEMKLAAAHALAGIVADSEVSEEYITPSMFDPRVVPTVAAAVADAAVRTGVARKTGRK
- the fdrA gene encoding acyl-CoA synthetase FdrA — its product is MATTTCCLVRPDTYRDSVELMRVAALVEKVRGVSRAALMMATPANRELLSGAGLLDATGAAAGPNDLVVAVAAADRAAGERALTEAARLLDEQAAVSVPSGDKPAPLSIWEAVAECPRANLAIISTPGAYATAEALKALKRGLHVFIFSDNVPVADEVELKRLAAKKKLLVMGPDCGTAILDGVPLGFANAVRRGSIGLVGASGTGLQQVSCLIDRLGEGCSQVIGVGGHDLDERVGGLMMQEGIERLAADPGTRVIVLVSKPPAPAVARRVLDVARKSGKPVVVNFLGGDPAAIRGAGAIPAATLEDAARAAVALARGKKASTAPLAVAPKLAAAGRAKARRFGKGQSLVRGLYSGGTLCQEAALILDEAGGHGHTTIDLGDDEFTVGRPHPMIDFRLRNERILATAKDDATAVILLDVVLGYGAHPDPAGALVPAIEGAIKAAAKRRRGLAFVASVCGTPADPQGLARQETRLAAAGVLLAPSNAQAARLAASLVGHRRPARHRRPAQRKS
- a CDS encoding DUF1116 domain-containing protein; amino-acid sequence: MPAPKPKTPAKSAPLFDGGIRALNVGVAEFALSPRAHGASVLELDWRPPAGGDRDFGLLLARLEDDPDDPIGSRVAAANKQAIERILAAKPMLVDIGRAADNLKGLGPRHLLHAGPPIAWARMCGPMRGAVIGAILYEGWADAPDAAERLAAGGDVTFAPCHHFGAVGPMAGILSPSMPVVIVENAPGGTRAFATLNEGMGKVLRFGAYSQEVLDRLRWMNESLAPALGQALRARGPVDLKNLTAQALQMGDECHNRNVAATSLFARLIAPALVRTAPADVAARVLEFLEANNHFYLNLSMAASKATMDAAHGIEGSTVVTAMARNGVEVGVRMSGTGDAWFTAPAPVPDGLYFPGYGPADANPDLGDSAITETAGLGGLAMAAAPAIVRFIGGAAEDAIVTTKRMYTITLARNNDFGIPALGFTGTPTGIDARRVVDSGVQPVFNTGIAHREAGIGQIGAGIAKAPLACFAGALRELGRRLKVAT
- a CDS encoding gamma-glutamylcyclotransferase — protein: MMSVKLAVNGTLMRGLELNPNMIDAGATFVREAATAPAYRLWSINDRHPAMIRVASGGVSVAVEVWAVSPEGLAQILTQEPPGLCISKVKLADGEEVLGVLGEPLLSEGQREITQHGGWRAYVASKKK
- a CDS encoding PaaI family thioesterase, which gives rise to MSGDTVDVGALAALWRGTLVELLGIEFVELTRERVVATLAIRDELRTVGGALHGGTLMAFADTLGAVATVLNLPAGAGTTTLESKTNFFAAGRSGTVRAETTPLHRGKRTMVWQTRVSDESGRLLSMTIQTQMVLG
- a CDS encoding sulfatase-like hydrolase/transferase — protein: MFLIGRQFCVKVLAFLLVNFAVFAAYRVSFIRLFGAPEALSGAPAALLRGLGLDAALLALELCILALLALVTRRLRLRATLAGLWVFTCANALCAAVNLFVFRERQQHLWEIVPANIGRPYEMLIAFEPFATAHPFVIGGGLFGIALAALAARRHTRPLAGQAVDLWRPAAFVVALAVIGALLWVALEIVPTKASKGLQIRLVSSLDRMRLGDYVLNQAVGNPLQDLIRLLGLPDGTTRYQLDAQEALDLSRRLLGLPAGDPTYPLLRQVRGEDQLGIRNVVVIMVEGLSSALIDHRVGSEYVMPYVHGLCEQGLCFRKMIQSFSATDGSVFAIVTSLPAPFALSRTADLPAREINGLTGSLARSIGADGYRHYYVAGFKQRSADFVTFMGNQGYRGFGYDDLRARLGDRAGADTNALGVFDGPMLQEAAKIILSSSGPFTAHMMTTTTHSPWTVPPSTTNPLADEVLATFQYLDRSVRDFVEVVRLHDPDLDHTLLVITGDHTSHVFDSRTMERLRVPLIFFGPRLTRAKDRWASRQERSGTHLDIVPTVLGLLDGEHLYSGMGRNLFDAGADAGEGGLISGTYGSFLYLKDGLALRYTLRNDRSELFRLRDGDIVFRDVSDAEPETAARLKRELLALSETADRLSRDRRIFPPPGATAAVESRRQPPELFPRRYP
- a CDS encoding VOC family protein, with protein sequence MIQARKLGHIVLKVRDAQKSKDFYTRVLGLKLAYEDLEHGAVFLSFGSQHHDLALFQLATGETPEAAQPGLHHSAWQLGSFEELQAAHRELRELGVAVDSVIEHNVTRSVYFPDPDGNRVELYCDMVEHGFEAMQTMGPRRDVIDIETGQVIAAGQPLGR
- a CDS encoding cupin domain-containing protein → MSEDTQRFSVSRAEGAEYKTGLRSFMEYRDLGIEHATHGKFRAHVVRIKDHADGAHDMHTTGLHQHQCDFQMFYVLKGWIRFVYEGQGEQTFRAGDCVLQPPSIVHNELECSDDLEILEIYSPAVHETLAVDKMPEASAR